The following coding sequences lie in one Myxococcus xanthus genomic window:
- a CDS encoding carboxypeptidase regulatory-like domain-containing protein, with translation MRNWIVIGVMATLLAAGVVWLWPGTETGPAARDRHAATGKALPEFAAVDVASAGEGLALTGRVLDASGRPVAGAEVFLAASAERTLLGVHCDACGQALLSCPARETALHTLAFFEQQQGFLTPRATVSTDADGRFRFEQLAGVSFSVWARAPGLGVALRERAAPGDPVELYLPPLRTLVGQVVDEAGRPLAGAHVHGMSRRAPLPFESTTGSDGRFTLTGLGEGPFYVLATAEGYLPAVESQVEAGPQPVRLRLTPARTLEVRVTRNGSPAAALVRLRADHLSRELRTDGAPVRFTGLYPDELVVTAEAKGLASVPRVLALDERVTQVTLALEEAGSLLVTVVDEDGHPVPQPELLLRMPTGEVVRQERGGTGALVTLGPLAVGNYVLTGQAEGFRDAQLPAKVAPGETALELEMERATVISGQVLDVYGRPAPGVSVLVQPTGASTLADAEGRFIAQVPTPGLYELHAHHSEWGGGQLKVTAPATDVQLALEPRASLEVTVSAEGRRVEGADVVLWVEQQGIFRSDRPSGSDGMVPMRGMPAGTYSMMASHPDYQPSERREVTLTEGQSLKLEAELKPGAPLSGEVVDGQNAPVAGATLVVVPRGAEPVQSDASGRFEFRALRPDRGYRLEVRHPGYDQIERAEGKAGGPPVRVVLKKRDVYRGRVMGDDGEPVRRFRVDEHDVNAPDGRFELPLPSAGDRVIASVDAAGYEPLMVDRPVSPDLGDLVLEKLPGVSGRVVDEGGGPVPDAVVSCDVCDDSVLSGPDGTFTVASPPYVTRYSLTARKGRLSATQSLERGARGPVELKLRQATRLSGRVYRQDGSPAAGFEVEAVNADRSEPLTIVTGPDGGYSVEVSPGNYRFALGANREFSGEPALVVQVGGSEMSLDLGPGPGTASLVVQVKPERGRALWVVAGELGAVGNPPAVALMRSRWAQLVYQPRSEQVRLSGLRPGRYTLVWGNFHVETPGGPEVRVVDVPSSSDVVMMAH, from the coding sequence ATGCGCAACTGGATTGTCATAGGCGTGATGGCGACCCTGCTCGCGGCAGGGGTGGTGTGGCTGTGGCCCGGCACGGAGACGGGGCCCGCCGCTCGCGACAGGCACGCCGCCACTGGCAAGGCCCTGCCGGAGTTCGCCGCCGTGGACGTGGCCTCCGCGGGCGAGGGGTTGGCGCTCACGGGACGTGTGCTGGACGCCTCGGGTCGTCCCGTCGCGGGCGCGGAGGTGTTCCTGGCCGCCAGCGCGGAGCGGACGCTCCTGGGCGTCCATTGTGATGCGTGTGGCCAGGCGCTCCTGTCCTGCCCGGCGCGTGAGACGGCGCTGCACACGCTGGCGTTCTTCGAGCAGCAGCAGGGCTTCCTGACGCCGCGGGCCACGGTCAGCACGGACGCGGACGGGCGCTTCCGCTTCGAGCAACTGGCTGGCGTGTCCTTCTCCGTGTGGGCCCGCGCGCCAGGGCTGGGCGTCGCGCTCCGCGAGCGGGCCGCGCCGGGAGACCCGGTGGAGCTGTACCTGCCGCCGCTGCGCACCCTGGTGGGGCAGGTGGTGGACGAAGCCGGCCGGCCCTTGGCGGGGGCTCACGTGCACGGAATGTCGCGGCGGGCGCCGCTGCCCTTCGAGTCCACGACTGGCTCGGATGGCCGCTTCACCCTGACGGGCCTGGGCGAAGGGCCTTTCTATGTGCTGGCCACGGCGGAGGGGTACCTGCCCGCGGTGGAGTCCCAGGTGGAGGCGGGGCCACAGCCCGTGCGCCTGAGGCTGACGCCCGCGCGCACCCTGGAGGTCCGCGTCACCCGGAACGGGTCCCCCGCGGCCGCGTTGGTGCGGCTGCGCGCGGACCACCTGTCGCGGGAGCTGCGCACGGACGGCGCTCCGGTGCGCTTCACCGGCTTGTATCCGGACGAATTGGTGGTGACCGCGGAGGCCAAGGGCCTGGCGTCCGTGCCCCGCGTCTTGGCACTGGACGAGCGCGTCACCCAGGTGACGTTGGCACTCGAGGAAGCAGGGAGCCTGCTCGTCACGGTGGTGGACGAGGACGGCCATCCCGTGCCGCAACCGGAGCTCCTGCTGCGCATGCCGACGGGGGAAGTCGTCCGGCAGGAGCGCGGTGGCACCGGCGCGTTGGTGACGCTGGGCCCCCTGGCCGTGGGCAACTACGTGCTGACCGGACAGGCCGAGGGCTTCCGTGATGCGCAGCTGCCCGCGAAGGTGGCGCCAGGGGAGACGGCGCTCGAACTGGAGATGGAGCGCGCCACCGTCATCAGCGGACAGGTGCTGGATGTCTATGGCCGGCCCGCGCCGGGCGTGTCCGTGTTGGTGCAGCCCACGGGCGCGTCGACGCTGGCGGACGCGGAAGGGCGCTTCATCGCGCAGGTGCCCACGCCGGGGCTGTACGAGCTGCATGCGCACCACTCGGAGTGGGGCGGTGGCCAGTTGAAGGTGACGGCGCCGGCCACCGACGTGCAACTGGCGCTGGAGCCTCGCGCGTCGTTGGAGGTGACGGTCTCCGCCGAGGGCCGCCGCGTGGAAGGCGCGGACGTGGTGTTGTGGGTGGAGCAGCAGGGCATCTTCCGGAGTGACCGGCCGTCCGGCTCGGATGGCATGGTCCCGATGCGCGGGATGCCGGCGGGCACGTATTCGATGATGGCGTCCCATCCCGACTATCAGCCGTCGGAGCGCCGGGAGGTGACGCTGACGGAAGGGCAGTCGCTGAAGCTGGAGGCGGAGCTGAAGCCCGGAGCGCCGCTCAGTGGCGAGGTGGTGGACGGGCAGAACGCGCCGGTAGCGGGCGCCACGTTGGTGGTGGTGCCCCGTGGCGCGGAGCCCGTGCAGTCCGACGCGAGCGGCCGTTTCGAGTTCCGTGCGCTGCGGCCGGACCGGGGCTACCGCTTGGAGGTGCGGCACCCGGGCTATGATCAGATCGAGCGCGCCGAGGGCAAGGCGGGTGGCCCACCGGTGCGAGTGGTGCTCAAGAAGCGCGACGTCTACCGCGGGCGCGTCATGGGCGATGACGGTGAGCCGGTGCGCCGCTTCCGCGTGGACGAGCACGATGTGAATGCACCGGATGGCCGCTTCGAGCTGCCGTTGCCCTCGGCAGGCGACCGCGTCATCGCGTCGGTGGACGCGGCGGGCTACGAGCCGCTGATGGTGGATCGCCCGGTCTCACCCGACCTGGGAGACCTGGTGCTGGAGAAGCTGCCGGGTGTCTCGGGCCGCGTGGTCGACGAGGGCGGCGGGCCGGTGCCAGATGCCGTGGTGTCGTGCGACGTCTGTGACGACTCCGTGCTCTCCGGGCCGGACGGCACCTTCACGGTGGCCAGCCCGCCCTATGTGACGCGCTACTCGCTCACGGCGCGCAAGGGGCGGTTGAGCGCCACCCAGTCGTTGGAGCGGGGCGCGCGGGGGCCGGTGGAGCTCAAGCTGCGGCAGGCCACGCGTTTGAGCGGCCGGGTGTACCGCCAGGACGGGAGCCCCGCGGCGGGCTTCGAGGTCGAGGCCGTCAACGCGGACCGCAGCGAACCGCTCACCATCGTCACCGGGCCGGATGGCGGCTACAGCGTGGAGGTCTCCCCGGGCAACTACCGCTTCGCGCTGGGCGCGAACCGGGAGTTCTCTGGCGAGCCGGCGCTGGTGGTGCAGGTGGGCGGCTCGGAGATGTCGCTGGACCTGGGCCCGGGGCCGGGCACCGCGTCGCTGGTCGTCCAGGTGAAGCCGGAGCGGGGCCGGGCGCTGTGGGTCGTCGCGGGAGAGCTGGGGGCGGTGGGCAATCCTCCGGCGGTGGCGTTGATGCGCTCGCGCTGGGCGCAGCTCGTGTACCAGCCCCGGTCGGAGCAGGTCCGCCTGAGCGGCCTGCGTCCCGGGCGGTACACGCTGGTGTGGGGCAACTTCCACGTGGAGACCCCAGGCGGACCGGAGGTCCGCGTCGTGGATGTGCCTTCGAGCAGTGACGTCGTGATGATGGCCCACTGA
- a CDS encoding Stp1/IreP family PP2C-type Ser/Thr phosphatase, whose product MFAVALTTEAFGLTDVGRRRQHNEDAMLVDAALGLYVVADGMGGHAAGEVASNRATEVVKQHISANRHLLKDLGNNPTPDSRSAAAALVEVAVQRACADIYRTAMSDATKRGMGTTFVCLAVGGNKGVIGHVGDSRVYLVRHGQCHRLTEDHTLVAAQLKAGTITKDQAANSQYRNVITRAVGIQESVQVDTLIVDLVPGDMFILCSDGLHGYVEDEEVLPLISGIAPADLPKRFIDVANERGGKDNITAVVVKVAGEGATVSEESSEAQSRMEALRKIPLFRHLTYKEQTAVLSIATTRTYPAGREIVVEGQPGEELFVVIRGRVAIEKNGVEIAELRAGGHFGEMGLIDNAPRSATVRATEPTRTMVISRPDLMGLMKRESILAVKMLWSFVQVLSDRLRATNSELSEARQELAVAQAIAPFAEE is encoded by the coding sequence GTGTTCGCGGTGGCCTTGACCACAGAAGCTTTTGGACTGACCGACGTCGGCCGCAGGCGGCAGCACAACGAAGACGCGATGCTGGTGGATGCGGCACTCGGCCTCTACGTGGTGGCTGACGGCATGGGCGGTCACGCGGCCGGCGAGGTCGCGAGCAACCGCGCCACGGAGGTCGTCAAGCAGCACATCTCCGCCAACCGCCATCTGTTGAAGGACCTGGGCAACAACCCGACGCCGGACAGCCGCTCCGCGGCGGCGGCGCTCGTCGAGGTGGCCGTCCAGCGCGCGTGCGCGGACATCTACCGGACGGCGATGTCGGACGCGACCAAGCGCGGCATGGGCACGACGTTCGTGTGCCTCGCGGTGGGCGGCAACAAGGGCGTCATCGGCCATGTGGGTGACAGCCGTGTCTACCTGGTGCGGCATGGCCAGTGTCACCGGCTGACGGAGGACCACACGCTGGTCGCCGCGCAGCTCAAGGCCGGCACGATTACCAAGGACCAGGCCGCCAACTCGCAGTACCGCAACGTGATTACCCGCGCGGTGGGCATCCAGGAGTCCGTCCAGGTCGACACGCTCATCGTGGACCTGGTGCCCGGGGACATGTTCATCCTCTGCTCGGACGGCCTGCATGGCTATGTCGAGGACGAGGAGGTCCTTCCGCTCATCTCCGGCATCGCGCCCGCGGACCTGCCCAAGCGCTTCATCGATGTCGCCAACGAGCGCGGCGGCAAGGACAACATCACCGCGGTGGTGGTGAAGGTCGCGGGCGAAGGCGCCACCGTCAGCGAGGAGTCGAGCGAAGCGCAGTCGCGCATGGAGGCGCTGCGCAAGATTCCGCTCTTCCGTCACCTCACCTACAAGGAGCAGACGGCGGTGCTGTCCATCGCGACCACGCGCACGTATCCCGCGGGGCGTGAAATCGTGGTGGAGGGGCAGCCGGGCGAGGAGCTCTTCGTCGTCATCCGGGGCCGGGTGGCCATCGAGAAGAACGGCGTGGAGATCGCCGAGCTGCGCGCGGGTGGCCACTTCGGAGAGATGGGGCTCATCGACAACGCGCCGCGTTCGGCGACGGTGCGGGCGACGGAGCCCACGCGCACCATGGTCATCTCGCGGCCGGACCTGATGGGCCTGATGAAGCGCGAGTCCATCCTCGCGGTGAAGATGCTCTGGAGCTTCGTCCAAGTGCTCAGCGACCGGCTTCGCGCCACCAACTCGGAGCTCAGCGAGGCGCGGCAGGAGCTGGCCGTGGCCCAGGCGATTGCTCCGTTCGCCGAGGAGTAG
- a CDS encoding FHA domain-containing protein — protein sequence MPEPLSAHVSRYLRNREVFERNLPAALLVFTPATEEGSGGDGEEYRLKTVTNAGTPTLGASGPLAFPVVKSRTNAFGRGITVGRTGNNDVVLDDGSVSRFHAWFSREEGHAGFLLTDAGSKNGSWAGGVRLVPRKAVPVADGARLRFGQVEVGFYTASGFVRMLAVRMAP from the coding sequence ATGCCCGAGCCGCTCAGCGCCCATGTGTCGCGATACCTCCGCAACCGAGAAGTCTTCGAGCGGAACCTGCCAGCCGCGCTGCTCGTCTTCACTCCGGCGACGGAGGAAGGCAGCGGCGGGGACGGGGAGGAGTACCGTCTGAAGACGGTGACGAACGCGGGGACCCCCACGCTGGGGGCCAGCGGGCCATTGGCGTTTCCCGTCGTGAAATCGCGGACGAACGCCTTCGGGCGGGGCATCACCGTGGGGCGGACGGGCAACAACGACGTGGTCCTGGACGACGGGAGCGTGTCCCGGTTCCACGCCTGGTTCAGTCGGGAGGAAGGCCATGCGGGCTTCCTGCTGACGGATGCCGGGTCCAAGAATGGCTCCTGGGCGGGGGGCGTCCGCCTGGTGCCCCGGAAGGCCGTTCCGGTGGCGGATGGGGCTCGGTTGCGCTTCGGCCAGGTGGAGGTCGGCTTCTACACGGCCAGCGGTTTTGTGCGGATGCTGGCCGTAAGGATGGCTCCCTGA
- a CDS encoding arginine deiminase family protein, with protein MAFSEFECWSESGQLDCVAVFRPAALDVTSAEEAAAVGFMRPVTRSEAEDAFGRLRDTLTRLGCQTIDLWELLPERERAVSDTTVNRVFVRDTAAVLGRQLVTGTAAFPVRLAEFDVAHRALSQLQPELSSDEVATSARIEFGDVFVLDAERLLVNVGLRSDARALQPFLELAWRSGFREAAVVRIPESLGIIHLDLAFNVLGPRAVVARAFLRHTPIQVFAQGVAPHWEPFDGYFAQRGRRVIPFEPKGESGFMSNFIYVGPDLILASESASVALRPLAKEAGIEVASVDIEALERGNGSVRCLTMPLRRRAV; from the coding sequence ATGGCGTTCAGCGAGTTCGAGTGCTGGTCCGAATCAGGCCAGTTGGATTGCGTGGCGGTGTTCCGGCCCGCGGCGCTGGATGTCACCAGCGCGGAGGAGGCGGCGGCGGTCGGCTTCATGCGGCCTGTCACGCGCAGTGAGGCGGAGGACGCCTTTGGCCGGCTGCGGGACACGCTGACGCGCCTCGGTTGCCAGACGATTGACCTGTGGGAGTTGCTACCGGAGCGCGAGCGCGCGGTGAGCGACACCACGGTGAACCGGGTGTTTGTCCGCGACACCGCGGCGGTGCTCGGGCGTCAGCTGGTGACGGGCACGGCGGCCTTTCCCGTGCGGCTGGCGGAGTTCGACGTGGCGCACCGCGCGCTGTCGCAGCTCCAGCCGGAGCTGTCGAGCGACGAGGTCGCGACGTCCGCGCGCATCGAGTTCGGGGACGTCTTCGTGCTCGACGCGGAGCGGCTGCTGGTCAACGTGGGGCTGCGCAGCGACGCGCGTGCGCTTCAACCCTTCCTGGAGCTGGCGTGGCGTTCGGGCTTCCGCGAGGCCGCCGTCGTCCGCATCCCGGAGAGCCTGGGCATCATCCACCTGGATCTGGCCTTCAACGTGCTTGGGCCGCGGGCGGTGGTGGCGCGGGCCTTTCTTCGCCACACGCCCATCCAGGTGTTCGCACAGGGCGTTGCGCCGCACTGGGAGCCCTTTGACGGCTACTTCGCCCAGCGGGGCCGCCGCGTCATCCCCTTCGAGCCGAAAGGGGAGAGCGGCTTCATGTCGAACTTCATCTACGTGGGGCCCGACCTGATTCTCGCCTCGGAGAGCGCCTCGGTGGCCCTTCGTCCTCTGGCGAAGGAGGCCGGCATCGAGGTGGCGAGCGTCGACATCGAGGCGCTGGAGCGGGGCAACGGCAGCGTCCGGTGCCTCACGATGCCCCTTCGCCGGCGCGCGGTGTAG